A genome region from Crossiella equi includes the following:
- a CDS encoding GNAT family N-acetyltransferase gives MSFAVTAHPVDTPESLAVLWDYFEELCRRYWDRPVSAAEVDQAMREEPSGDLVPPTGAFLLARAGVDVLGCVGVRLLAPEVAELTRMYVRPSARGRGVAMALVAGAERAAVALGAHRMLLDTRSDLVEARGLYRRCGYVEGSPHNSSPYADHWFAKALA, from the coding sequence GTGAGCTTTGCCGTGACCGCGCACCCCGTCGACACCCCGGAGTCGCTGGCCGTGCTGTGGGACTACTTCGAGGAGCTGTGCCGCCGCTACTGGGACCGCCCGGTGAGCGCGGCCGAGGTCGACCAGGCCATGCGCGAGGAGCCCAGCGGCGACCTCGTGCCGCCCACCGGCGCGTTCCTGCTGGCCAGGGCCGGGGTGGACGTGCTGGGCTGCGTGGGCGTGCGCTTGCTGGCGCCGGAGGTGGCCGAGCTGACCCGCATGTACGTGCGGCCCTCGGCGCGTGGGCGCGGGGTGGCGATGGCGCTGGTCGCGGGGGCGGAGCGCGCGGCGGTGGCGCTCGGGGCCCACCGGATGCTGCTGGACACCCGCTCCGACCTGGTCGAGGCGCGGGGGCTGTACCGCCGCTGCGGTTACGTCGAGGGCAGCCCGCACAACAGCAGCCCGTACGCCGACCACTGGTTCGCCAAAGCGCTGGCCTGA
- a CDS encoding AMIN-like domain-containing (lipo)protein, whose translation MRLCGLLAGSLLIAVSTLAAGGHQALAASAVPTLVAIRAAHHPGLDRVVLEFTGGLPAERTATFVPQLVSDPTGQPVPLAGDFLLRVRLAAATGHDDQGRSTYGATRRAYALPNVVQVVDAGDANGVLSLGIGLARATSVRLYTLTSPDRVVLDIDSAFRVVDVRVHFLDESRLAAGTPPYTRAVNRPVLPPALARGALHRLFAGPTEAELDQHLRFVGSAATGFARLSVTDGIARVRLTGGCSSGGSTFSVADEIMPTLRQFPSVRWVKVYDPAGATERPDGLVDSIPECLEP comes from the coding sequence ATGAGGTTGTGCGGACTGCTCGCCGGGTCGCTGCTCATCGCGGTCAGCACACTGGCAGCTGGCGGACACCAGGCCCTCGCCGCCTCGGCGGTGCCGACGCTGGTCGCCATTCGCGCGGCCCACCACCCAGGCCTGGACCGGGTGGTGCTGGAGTTCACCGGTGGCCTGCCCGCCGAGCGGACGGCGACGTTCGTGCCCCAGCTCGTCAGCGACCCGACCGGCCAGCCGGTCCCGCTGGCCGGTGACTTCCTCCTGCGGGTGCGGTTGGCCGCCGCCACCGGGCACGACGATCAGGGCCGGAGCACCTACGGTGCCACCCGGCGGGCGTACGCGTTGCCCAACGTGGTCCAGGTGGTCGACGCCGGCGACGCGAACGGCGTACTCAGCCTCGGCATCGGCCTGGCCCGGGCCACCTCGGTGCGGCTGTACACGCTGACCAGCCCAGACCGGGTCGTGCTCGACATCGACTCGGCCTTCCGCGTGGTCGACGTGCGCGTGCACTTCCTCGACGAGTCGCGGCTGGCCGCGGGCACGCCGCCGTACACCCGCGCGGTGAACCGTCCGGTCCTCCCGCCCGCGCTCGCCCGCGGCGCGCTGCACCGCCTCTTCGCCGGGCCCACCGAAGCCGAGCTGGACCAGCACCTGCGGTTCGTCGGGTCCGCGGCCACGGGCTTCGCCCGGCTGTCGGTCACCGACGGCATCGCCAGGGTGCGTCTGACCGGTGGCTGCTCCAGCGGGGGGTCGACCTTCTCGGTCGCGGACGAGATCATGCCGACCCTGCGGCAGTTCCCGTCGGTGCGATGGGTGAAGGTCTACGACCCGGCGGGCGCCACGGAACGCCCCGACGGCCTGGTGGACTCCATCCCGGAGTGCCTGGAGCCCTGA
- a CDS encoding HypC/HybG/HupF family hydrogenase formation chaperone — protein sequence MSAVCLGVPGRIVSVAVPPDRPDLRAGTVDFDGVRREVCLAYTPEAEVGDYVIVHVGFAISHVDEAEAARTLAVLRAIPDALAAELGPDQDGGAA from the coding sequence GTGAGCGCGGTGTGCCTGGGTGTGCCCGGCCGGATCGTCTCGGTGGCGGTACCGCCGGACCGCCCCGACCTCAGGGCGGGCACCGTGGACTTCGACGGCGTGCGCCGCGAGGTCTGCCTGGCCTACACCCCGGAGGCCGAGGTCGGCGACTACGTGATCGTGCACGTCGGGTTCGCCATCAGCCACGTCGACGAGGCGGAGGCGGCCCGCACCCTGGCGGTGCTGCGGGCGATCCCGGACGCGCTCGCGGCCGAGCTCGGCCCCGACCAGGACGGAGGAGCGGCGTGA
- a CDS encoding zinc-dependent alcohol dehydrogenase family protein produces the protein MKAAVITGVGQVEVTEVPDPTPGPREVVVEVSACGLCGTDLHILQGEFAPTLPIVPGHEFAGVIVETGKNVTEVAVGDRVAVDPSLYCHECRYCRNGRNNLCSNWAAIGVSNPGGAAQYAVAPVANCVKLPDHVRTEDAALIEPLSCAVRGYDVLRSTLASNVLIYGSGTMGLMMLELGKKTGAASIEVVDLNPERLATATKLGVTATAASADDLDRPEGWDVVIDCTGNEKAIQDGLGRVAKGGTFLQFGVSDYSARAVIEPYKIYNQEITITGSMAVLHSFERAADLFAAGVLDPDIFISHRLPLSDYASALEAFKRGEGRKIQVLPGA, from the coding sequence ATGAAGGCCGCCGTCATCACCGGAGTCGGTCAGGTCGAGGTCACCGAGGTGCCCGACCCGACGCCGGGCCCCCGTGAGGTCGTCGTCGAGGTCTCGGCGTGCGGCCTGTGCGGCACCGACCTGCACATCCTGCAGGGCGAGTTCGCCCCGACGCTGCCGATCGTGCCGGGCCACGAGTTCGCGGGCGTCATCGTGGAGACCGGCAAGAACGTCACCGAGGTCGCGGTCGGCGACCGGGTGGCGGTGGACCCCTCGCTGTACTGCCACGAGTGCCGCTACTGCCGCAACGGGCGCAACAACCTGTGCTCGAACTGGGCCGCGATCGGCGTGAGCAACCCGGGCGGCGCGGCCCAGTACGCGGTGGCCCCGGTGGCCAACTGCGTGAAGCTGCCCGACCACGTCCGCACCGAGGACGCGGCCCTCATCGAGCCGCTCTCCTGCGCGGTCCGGGGCTACGACGTGCTGCGCAGCACGCTGGCCAGCAACGTGCTGATCTACGGCTCGGGCACGATGGGCCTGATGATGCTGGAGCTGGGCAAGAAGACGGGCGCGGCCTCGATCGAGGTCGTGGACCTCAACCCCGAGCGCCTGGCCACCGCCACCAAGCTGGGCGTCACCGCCACGGCCGCCAGCGCCGACGACCTGGACCGCCCGGAGGGCTGGGACGTGGTCATCGACTGCACGGGCAACGAGAAGGCCATCCAGGACGGCCTGGGCCGCGTCGCCAAGGGCGGCACGTTCCTGCAGTTCGGCGTCTCGGACTACTCGGCGCGAGCGGTCATCGAACCGTACAAGATCTACAACCAGGAGATCACGATCACCGGCTCGATGGCCGTCCTGCACTCCTTCGAGCGCGCGGCGGACCTGTTCGCGGCGGGCGTGCTGGACCCGGACATCTTCATCAGCCACCGCCTGCCGCTCTCCGACTACGCCTCGGCCCTGGAGGCCTTCAAGCGGGGCGAGGGCCGCAAGATCCAGGTGCTGCCGGGAGCCTGA
- a CDS encoding carbohydrate ABC transporter permease: MTTLDTRPARTSAPPRQPRSASAAARWVRRAPLLPALIFTIAVTQLPFIATLVISFLQWNSLAPENRGFAGIDNYSAVITDPNLRASVLTTVLLTVSVVLVSLVLGLCIALLLDQKFRGRGLVRTMMIAPFLVVPVAAALLWKHALYNPEYGLFNGALNWLFGLFGAEGPATDWISEMPLTAVVASLVWQWTPFMMLILLAGLQSRPTDAVEAAWMDGATGFQIFRYLTLPHLRQYLELGALLGSIYIVQNFDAVFTITSGGLDTANLPYTIYQTFYQAHDYGQASAAGVVVVIGSIIIATFALRAVSSLLKDEGKR, from the coding sequence ATGACCACGCTCGACACCCGTCCGGCCCGCACCAGCGCGCCGCCGAGGCAACCGCGCAGCGCCTCGGCCGCCGCGCGCTGGGTGCGCCGCGCCCCGCTGCTGCCCGCGCTGATCTTCACCATCGCGGTCACCCAGCTGCCCTTCATCGCCACCCTGGTGATCTCCTTCCTCCAGTGGAACTCCCTGGCACCGGAGAACCGGGGCTTCGCGGGCATCGACAACTACAGCGCGGTGATCACCGACCCGAACCTGCGCGCCTCGGTGCTGACCACGGTGCTGCTCACCGTGTCCGTGGTGCTGGTCAGCCTGGTGCTGGGCCTGTGCATCGCGCTGCTGCTGGACCAGAAGTTCCGCGGCCGCGGCCTCGTGCGCACGATGATGATCGCGCCGTTCCTGGTGGTCCCGGTGGCCGCGGCGCTGCTGTGGAAGCACGCGCTGTACAACCCGGAGTACGGCCTGTTCAACGGCGCGCTGAACTGGCTGTTCGGCCTGTTCGGCGCGGAGGGCCCGGCCACCGACTGGATCAGCGAGATGCCGCTGACCGCGGTGGTGGCCTCGCTGGTGTGGCAGTGGACGCCGTTCATGATGCTGATCCTGTTGGCGGGCTTGCAGTCCCGGCCCACCGACGCGGTCGAGGCGGCCTGGATGGACGGGGCCACCGGCTTCCAGATCTTCCGCTACCTGACGCTGCCGCACCTGCGCCAGTACCTGGAGCTGGGCGCGCTGCTGGGCTCGATCTACATCGTGCAGAACTTCGACGCGGTCTTCACCATCACCTCGGGTGGCCTGGACACCGCGAACCTGCCGTACACGATCTACCAGACCTTCTACCAGGCCCACGACTACGGACAGGCCTCCGCGGCGGGGGTGGTCGTGGTGATCGGCTCGATCATCATCGCCACCTTCGCGCTGCGCGCGGTGTCCTCCCTGCTCAAGGATGAGGGGAAGCGATGA
- the hypE gene encoding hydrogenase expression/formation protein HypE has translation MILGDPQAACCPLPRGEQEVVLLGHGAGGRLSAELLAEVITPRLGGQEVLEDAAVVPTGSAEVVVSTDSFVVTPRCFPGGDIGSLAVHGTVNDLAMRGARPVALTLACILEEGLPLAELARITESVARAAREVGISVVSGDTKVVGRGAADGVYLNTTGVGVRLPGLRPGARGGRPGDVVLLSGPIGLHGTAVLNARADLGFEGELRSDSRPLHRLVAAMARTRAHAVHSLRDPTRGGLAAALNELAAASGVAVEIVEDDLPVPAPVAAFCELLGLDVLHVANEGCLVAFVSPEAADDLLAALRALPEGAQARVVGRVLPGPAGLVTARTTVGSARVVDLPLGEQLPRIC, from the coding sequence ATGATCCTCGGCGATCCCCAAGCCGCCTGCTGCCCGCTGCCCCGCGGCGAACAGGAGGTCGTGCTGCTGGGGCACGGGGCCGGTGGCAGGCTCTCCGCCGAGCTGCTGGCCGAGGTGATCACGCCGCGGCTCGGTGGCCAGGAGGTCCTGGAGGACGCCGCGGTGGTGCCCACCGGTTCAGCGGAGGTCGTGGTCAGCACGGACAGCTTCGTGGTGACCCCCCGGTGCTTCCCCGGCGGCGACATCGGCTCGCTCGCGGTGCACGGCACCGTCAACGACCTCGCCATGCGCGGTGCGCGGCCGGTGGCACTGACCCTGGCCTGCATCCTGGAGGAGGGCCTGCCCCTGGCTGAGCTCGCCCGGATCACGGAGTCCGTGGCGCGAGCCGCGCGCGAGGTCGGGATCTCGGTGGTCTCCGGCGACACCAAGGTGGTCGGCCGGGGCGCCGCCGACGGCGTCTACCTCAACACCACGGGTGTCGGCGTCCGTCTGCCGGGGCTGAGGCCCGGCGCGCGGGGCGGCCGCCCCGGGGACGTGGTGCTGCTGTCCGGACCGATCGGCCTGCACGGCACCGCGGTGCTCAACGCCCGCGCCGATCTCGGTTTCGAGGGCGAGCTGCGCTCGGACAGCCGGCCCCTGCACCGGCTGGTGGCCGCCATGGCCCGCACCCGCGCACACGCCGTGCATTCCCTCCGCGACCCCACCCGGGGTGGCCTGGCCGCCGCGCTGAACGAGCTCGCCGCCGCCTCGGGCGTGGCGGTGGAGATCGTCGAGGACGACCTGCCCGTGCCCGCGCCGGTCGCCGCCTTCTGCGAGCTGCTGGGCCTGGACGTGCTGCACGTGGCGAACGAGGGCTGCCTGGTCGCCTTCGTCAGCCCGGAGGCCGCCGACGATTTGCTGGCCGCGCTGCGTGCGCTGCCCGAGGGCGCCCAGGCCCGCGTTGTCGGGCGGGTGCTGCCCGGCCCGGCCGGACTGGTCACCGCGCGCACCACCGTCGGTTCGGCCCGGGTGGTCGACCTGCCACTCGGCGAGCAGCTGCCCCGCATCTGCTGA
- the hypD gene encoding hydrogenase formation protein HypD — MKYLAEYRDPELARVLLAELHATATRPWTVMEVCGGQTRTIVRQGIDELLPAGMRMIHGPGCPVCVTPLATLDKAVAIAARPEVVLTSYGDMLRVPGTSGDLLGARARGGDVRVVYSPLEAVRLAADNPGRQVVFLAVGFETTAPANAMAVLRAADAGLTNFSVLVSHVLVPPAITAILDAPDNAVQAFLAAGHVCAVMGWTEYEPIAARYRVPIVVTGFEPLDLLEGILMAVRQLEAGRAEVANQYARAVRREGNPRARAAVTRVFEVTGRGWRGIGEIPRSGLRLTEEFAAFDAENRFPAATPPVREDPACIAGEVLRGTRLPTDCSAYGTRCTPRTPLGAPMVSAEGTCAAFHSAGRRPVPSTVERR, encoded by the coding sequence GTGAAGTACCTGGCCGAGTACCGGGACCCCGAGCTGGCACGCGTGCTGCTCGCCGAACTGCACGCCACCGCCACCAGGCCGTGGACGGTCATGGAGGTGTGCGGCGGGCAGACGCGCACCATCGTCCGCCAGGGCATCGACGAGCTGCTGCCCGCCGGGATGCGCATGATCCACGGTCCCGGCTGCCCGGTGTGCGTCACCCCGCTGGCCACCCTGGACAAGGCGGTGGCCATCGCCGCGCGCCCCGAGGTGGTGCTGACCAGCTATGGCGACATGCTCAGGGTTCCCGGCACCTCCGGCGACCTGCTCGGGGCCCGCGCCCGGGGCGGGGACGTGCGCGTGGTCTACAGCCCGTTGGAGGCGGTGCGCCTGGCGGCGGACAACCCGGGCAGGCAGGTGGTGTTCCTGGCCGTCGGCTTCGAGACCACCGCGCCCGCCAACGCGATGGCCGTGCTGCGCGCCGCCGACGCCGGGCTCACCAACTTCAGCGTGCTGGTCAGCCACGTGCTGGTGCCGCCCGCGATCACGGCGATCCTGGACGCCCCGGACAACGCGGTGCAGGCCTTCCTCGCCGCCGGCCACGTGTGCGCGGTGATGGGCTGGACGGAGTACGAGCCGATCGCCGCACGTTACCGGGTGCCGATCGTGGTGACCGGTTTCGAGCCGCTGGACCTGCTGGAGGGCATCCTGATGGCCGTCCGGCAGCTGGAGGCGGGCCGGGCCGAGGTCGCCAACCAGTACGCGCGGGCGGTCCGGCGCGAGGGCAACCCCCGTGCGCGGGCGGCCGTCACCCGCGTGTTCGAGGTGACCGGACGCGGCTGGCGGGGCATCGGCGAGATCCCGCGCAGCGGGCTGCGGCTGACCGAGGAGTTCGCCGCCTTCGATGCCGAGAACCGGTTCCCCGCCGCCACGCCTCCGGTCCGGGAGGACCCGGCGTGCATCGCCGGGGAGGTCCTGCGCGGCACCCGGTTGCCCACCGACTGTTCCGCCTACGGGACGCGCTGCACACCGCGTACCCCGCTCGGCGCGCCGATGGTGTCCGCGGAGGGCACCTGTGCCGCCTTCCACTCCGCCGGGCGCCGCCCGGTTCCATCCACTGTGGAGAGACGATGA
- a CDS encoding carbohydrate ABC transporter permease, producing MNTTKRAWRPWGILAWFAGILFVLPVLWMVLTSLHSESDAATNPPSVFAPLTLDGYAEFFGADGGASPWPPLVNSVSASVGSTLLVLLLAVPAAYALSIRPVEKWSDVLFFFLSTKMLPVVAGLLPIYLIAQYSGLLDNISFLVVLYTSMNLPIAVWLMRSFLAEIPREMLEAAALDGAGLVTTLRKVVAPVAMPGIAATALICFIFSWNELLFARVLTGVVAGTAPVFLTGFVTSQGLFLAKMCAAATVVSLPVLVAGFAAQDKLVQGLSLGAVK from the coding sequence ATGAACACGACCAAGCGCGCTTGGCGCCCCTGGGGCATCCTCGCCTGGTTCGCGGGCATCCTGTTCGTGCTGCCGGTGCTGTGGATGGTGCTGACCTCGCTGCACAGCGAGTCCGACGCGGCCACCAACCCGCCCTCGGTGTTCGCGCCGCTGACGCTGGACGGCTACGCGGAGTTCTTCGGCGCGGACGGCGGCGCCAGCCCGTGGCCGCCGCTGGTCAACTCGGTCAGCGCGAGCGTCGGGTCCACGCTGCTCGTGCTGCTGCTGGCGGTGCCCGCGGCGTACGCGCTGTCCATCCGGCCGGTGGAGAAGTGGAGCGACGTGCTCTTCTTCTTCCTCTCCACCAAGATGCTGCCGGTGGTGGCGGGCCTGCTGCCGATCTACCTGATCGCCCAGTACTCCGGGCTGCTGGACAACATCTCGTTCCTGGTCGTGCTCTACACCTCGATGAACCTGCCGATCGCGGTGTGGCTGATGCGGTCGTTCCTGGCCGAGATCCCGCGCGAGATGCTGGAGGCGGCCGCGCTGGACGGGGCGGGCCTGGTGACCACACTCCGCAAGGTGGTGGCCCCGGTGGCCATGCCGGGCATCGCGGCCACCGCGCTGATCTGCTTCATCTTCAGCTGGAACGAGCTGCTCTTCGCCCGGGTGCTGACCGGCGTGGTCGCGGGCACCGCACCGGTGTTCCTGACCGGCTTCGTGACCAGCCAGGGCTTGTTCCTGGCCAAGATGTGCGCCGCGGCTACCGTGGTGTCCCTGCCGGTGCTCGTCGCCGGGTTCGCCGCCCAGGACAAGCTCGTCCAGGGCCTCTCGTTGGGAGCTGTGAAGTAA
- the hypF gene encoding carbamoyltransferase HypF, whose protein sequence is MDLSAGPSAVEVTVRGRVQGVGFRPFVHRLASGLGLPGDVRNHDGAVVIRLAAEHGPLAEFLDLLRDQAPRHARIDEIALAPRTERPGPGFTVLASTSADGNLPEPPADLATCPACLRELFDPADRRHRYPFLSCTDCGPRASIVFGLPYDRSATVMREFAMCERCAAEYDDPADRRFHAEPIACPDCGPQLSWSGRGGAAPSACAERALAAAVAAVAAGGVVAVKGLGGYQLVCDATDESAVVRLRAVKARARKPLAVMVPDLAAAGRLAECSAQAREALTSAAAPIVLLPRLLGSALAPSVAPDLAEIGLFLPYTPLHHLLLAALARPLVVTSGNPGGVPVITEDEEALRVLGPVCDGVLGHNRRIHARHDDSVVRPARGGIAVLRRARGYAPAALPLPHPPRVPVLALGAQLKHTVALAAGERVILAPHTGDLSTAEGLAAFEHGVDLLCRRQRVAPCVYAHDGHPDYLSTQYARRRPATARIAVHHHHAHVVATAAEHSVQEPFVGLAFDGLGLGEGGELWGGEVLLATYRDHRRVGRFGTAPLPGGEAAVRRPARMALGYLFGAEDSGAGGLDPAAAGALLARLPADEVGTVRAMVANDVGCPRASSAGRLFDAVAAFLGLCLDNDYEGEAAVLLEAAATGQPELAPYPVRLTTVDGLSVYDPVPALRALLASAETVAERAARFHATVADAACALARRACAQAEVDRVCLGGGVFQNRRLTESLLERLAAAGLRAWTAARVPVGDGGISYGQAVVASARLRRG, encoded by the coding sequence ATGGACTTGAGCGCGGGGCCTTCCGCCGTGGAGGTGACCGTCCGCGGCCGTGTGCAGGGGGTGGGATTCCGCCCGTTCGTGCACCGGCTGGCCAGCGGCCTCGGGCTGCCCGGCGACGTGCGCAACCACGACGGTGCGGTGGTGATACGCCTCGCCGCCGAGCACGGGCCGCTCGCCGAGTTCCTGGACCTGCTGCGCGACCAGGCCCCCCGGCACGCCCGGATCGACGAGATCGCATTGGCACCCCGCACCGAGCGACCCGGTCCGGGGTTCACCGTGCTGGCCAGCACCAGTGCCGACGGGAACCTGCCCGAGCCGCCCGCGGACCTGGCCACCTGCCCGGCGTGCCTGCGCGAGCTGTTCGACCCCGCCGACCGCCGCCACCGCTACCCCTTCCTCAGCTGCACCGACTGCGGGCCGAGGGCCAGCATCGTGTTCGGCCTGCCCTACGACCGGTCGGCCACGGTGATGCGGGAGTTCGCGATGTGCGAACGCTGTGCCGCGGAGTACGACGACCCGGCCGACCGCCGTTTCCACGCCGAGCCCATCGCCTGCCCGGACTGCGGGCCGCAGCTGTCCTGGTCGGGGCGGGGCGGGGCGGCCCCCTCGGCGTGCGCGGAGCGCGCCTTGGCGGCGGCGGTCGCGGCGGTCGCCGCGGGCGGGGTGGTCGCGGTGAAGGGCCTGGGCGGCTACCAGCTGGTGTGCGACGCCACCGACGAGAGCGCGGTGGTCCGGCTGCGGGCGGTGAAGGCGCGGGCCCGCAAACCGCTCGCCGTGATGGTGCCCGACCTGGCGGCCGCGGGGAGGCTGGCCGAGTGCTCCGCACAGGCGCGCGAGGCGCTGACGTCGGCCGCGGCACCGATCGTGCTGCTGCCCCGCCTCCTGGGCAGCGCCCTGGCCCCGTCCGTGGCACCGGACCTCGCCGAGATCGGCCTGTTCCTGCCGTACACGCCCCTGCACCACCTGCTGCTGGCCGCACTGGCCCGCCCGCTGGTGGTGACCAGCGGCAACCCCGGTGGCGTCCCGGTCATCACCGAGGACGAGGAGGCCTTGCGCGTGCTCGGACCGGTCTGCGACGGGGTGCTCGGCCACAACCGCCGCATCCACGCCCGCCACGACGACTCGGTCGTCCGGCCGGCCCGCGGCGGCATCGCGGTGCTGCGCCGCGCCCGCGGGTACGCACCGGCCGCCCTGCCGCTGCCACACCCCCCTCGGGTGCCCGTGCTCGCACTCGGCGCCCAGCTCAAGCACACCGTCGCCCTCGCGGCGGGTGAACGGGTCATCCTGGCGCCGCACACCGGTGACCTGTCCACCGCCGAGGGGCTGGCCGCGTTCGAGCACGGCGTGGACCTGCTCTGCCGCCGCCAGCGGGTGGCCCCCTGCGTCTACGCCCACGACGGGCACCCGGACTACCTGTCCACCCAGTACGCGCGGCGGCGCCCGGCCACGGCCCGGATAGCCGTGCACCACCACCACGCGCACGTCGTCGCGACCGCGGCCGAGCACAGTGTCCAGGAACCGTTCGTGGGCCTGGCCTTCGACGGCCTGGGCCTGGGCGAGGGCGGCGAGCTCTGGGGCGGTGAGGTGCTGCTGGCCACCTACCGGGACCACCGCCGCGTCGGCAGGTTCGGCACCGCGCCGCTGCCCGGCGGCGAGGCCGCGGTCCGCCGCCCGGCCAGGATGGCGCTGGGCTACCTGTTCGGCGCGGAGGACAGCGGAGCGGGCGGGCTCGACCCCGCCGCGGCCGGTGCCCTGCTGGCACGGCTGCCCGCCGACGAGGTCGGCACGGTCCGCGCCATGGTGGCCAACGACGTGGGCTGTCCCCGCGCCTCCAGCGCAGGACGGCTCTTCGACGCGGTGGCCGCGTTCCTGGGCCTGTGCCTGGACAACGACTACGAGGGCGAGGCGGCCGTGCTGCTCGAAGCGGCCGCCACCGGGCAGCCCGAGCTCGCCCCGTACCCCGTACGACTGACCACTGTGGACGGACTCTCGGTGTACGACCCGGTGCCCGCCCTGCGTGCGCTGCTGGCCTCGGCGGAAACGGTGGCCGAGCGGGCGGCCAGGTTCCACGCCACGGTCGCCGACGCCGCGTGCGCGCTGGCCCGGCGCGCGTGCGCGCAGGCCGAGGTGGACCGCGTGTGCCTGGGCGGCGGGGTGTTCCAGAACCGGCGGCTCACCGAGTCGCTGCTGGAGCGCCTGGCCGCCGCCGGACTGCGCGCCTGGACCGCGGCCCGGGTACCCGTCGGCGACGGCGGGATCAGCTACGGGCAGGCCGTGGTCGCCTCGGCCCGGCTCCGGCGGGGGTGA
- a CDS encoding ANTAR domain-containing protein, with amino-acid sequence MVVLPALVPSTARALRVGAVAPRPSGPLLRAQRGVAAEPPAATTVSAPGLDVESETNMHNPLETSLEAALTALAEDAPELLGAAVTLVRPHGGDLRPRLIASTGVGRLLAELQATPEGGPVVDAARAVRPVLTADLWSDGRWHCLRLLRACSLFPGHSQELGALVGAVALPCLADRRDAVVLAVYSTRAPEARLLDLLASYERLVGVTVGVCSLMTGAAAGARRVLGAIDTRLAVDRAVAVVMALCRIDPPEAETLLRDAADRSRLPMAELAAQLITHARGVPEGSQAEGLWGSLVGEHWSGPAEDPGRGAAGMRA; translated from the coding sequence GTGGTCGTCCTGCCAGCGCTGGTCCCGTCCACGGCGCGGGCGCTGCGCGTCGGGGCGGTCGCGCCGCGGCCAAGTGGACCGCTGCTCCGGGCACAGCGGGGTGTGGCGGCCGAGCCGCCCGCCGCGACGACGGTGTCAGCTCCGGGCCTCGACGTGGAAAGCGAGACGAACATGCACAACCCGCTGGAGACCTCACTCGAGGCCGCGTTGACCGCGCTGGCCGAGGACGCCCCGGAACTGCTCGGCGCCGCGGTGACGCTGGTGCGCCCGCACGGTGGCGACCTGCGGCCGCGGCTGATCGCGTCGACCGGGGTTGGCAGGCTGTTGGCCGAGCTCCAGGCCACACCGGAAGGCGGCCCGGTCGTCGACGCCGCGCGGGCTGTCCGGCCGGTGCTCACCGCGGACCTGTGGTCGGACGGGCGGTGGCACTGCCTGCGGCTGCTGCGCGCGTGCTCGCTCTTCCCCGGGCACAGCCAGGAGCTGGGGGCACTGGTGGGCGCGGTGGCCCTGCCGTGCCTGGCCGACCGGCGCGACGCGGTGGTGCTGGCGGTCTACTCCACCCGGGCACCGGAGGCCCGGCTGCTGGACCTCTTGGCCTCCTATGAGCGCCTGGTGGGGGTCACGGTCGGCGTGTGCTCGCTCATGACCGGTGCCGCGGCGGGCGCCCGTCGGGTGCTCGGCGCCATCGACACCCGGCTCGCCGTGGACCGGGCGGTCGCGGTGGTCATGGCGTTGTGTCGCATCGACCCGCCAGAGGCCGAGACACTGCTGCGGGACGCGGCCGACCGGTCCCGCCTGCCGATGGCCGAGCTGGCCGCCCAGCTCATCACCCACGCGCGCGGCGTGCCTGAAGGCTCCCAGGCCGAAGGCCTGTGGGGCTCCCTGGTGGGCGAGCACTGGTCTGGCCCCGCCGAGGATCCCGGTCGGGGAGCCGCCGGGATGAGGGCGTGA